A genomic stretch from Halichoerus grypus chromosome 5, mHalGry1.hap1.1, whole genome shotgun sequence includes:
- the C5H8orf89 gene encoding putative uncharacterized protein C8orf89 homolog isoform X2, whose translation MPVLSPEIKFATSNVTRNSLDSCFLFESSWRKAVLETQKMKKEYTTAFGLEEFKECVKMPYLPGLQSCPKSVSSAPLEVHPRLLHADTEMPPVSQSSENMSNCVQVFYSPLHIAQRPMNEQSWQSRKDKED comes from the exons atgccaGTCCTCTCTCCTGAAATCAAATTTGCTACTTCTAACGTCACCAGAAATTCCCTtgacagttgttttctttttgagagtAGTTGGAGGAAAgcagttttagaaacacaaaagatgaagaaag aatataCCACAGCATTTGGTCTAGAAGAGTTCAAGGAATGTGTCAAAATGCCATATTTACCAGGACTGCAGAGTTGCCCAAAAAGTGTAAGTTCAGCTCCACTGGAAGTTCATCCAAGACTGCTTCATGCTGATACCGAGATGCCTCCAGTCAG CCAGTCTAGTGAGAACATGTCGAATTGCGTGCAAGTATTTTATTCTCCTCTGCATATTGCACAGCGCCCCATGAATGAACAGTCATGGCAAAGCAGGAAA GATAAGGAAGACTAA
- the C5H8orf89 gene encoding putative uncharacterized protein C8orf89 homolog isoform X1 encodes MPVLSPEIKFATSNVTRNSLDSCFLFESSWRKAVLETQKMKKEYTTAFGLEEFKECVKMPYLPGLQSCPKSVSSAPLEVHPRLLHADTEMPPVRIRKTKKACTVVPLQEKPKSSGFSDPLAGASSQYLQRLSKMAILEYDTIRQETTRKSKKSKKRDLQDC; translated from the exons atgccaGTCCTCTCTCCTGAAATCAAATTTGCTACTTCTAACGTCACCAGAAATTCCCTtgacagttgttttctttttgagagtAGTTGGAGGAAAgcagttttagaaacacaaaagatgaagaaag aatataCCACAGCATTTGGTCTAGAAGAGTTCAAGGAATGTGTCAAAATGCCATATTTACCAGGACTGCAGAGTTGCCCAAAAAGTGTAAGTTCAGCTCCACTGGAAGTTCATCCAAGACTGCTTCATGCTGATACCGAGATGCCTCCAGTCAG GATAAGGAAGACTAAGAAGGCCTGCACTGTGGTACCACTTCAGGAGAAACCAAAGA gTTCTGGCTTCAGCGATCCTCTTGCTGGAGCATCATCTCAATACTTACAGAGACTTTCCAAAATGGCCATATTGGAGTATGATACCATTCGTCAAGAAACTACTAGAAAATCCAAAAAGAGCAAGAAACGAGACCTGCAAGACTGCTGA